One Gloeobacter morelensis MG652769 DNA window includes the following coding sequences:
- a CDS encoding YbjN domain-containing protein yields the protein MTTHEEALSNAELHLATHREEVEAVIASLAMEGSVRFAQLKESDKGLMWIFKYGTVRVFVVMSGESNDDTLTVWAPVMKLPENPAKTGELYAHLLRSNWLETWEARFCLRENEVALHTMRTLDSLDPAEISRAITIVATLADEYDEPLIEQFGGTAPFPA from the coding sequence ATGACCACGCACGAAGAAGCGCTTAGCAACGCAGAGCTTCACCTCGCCACCCACCGCGAGGAAGTCGAAGCGGTGATCGCCAGTCTGGCCATGGAGGGCTCGGTTCGCTTTGCCCAGCTCAAAGAAAGCGACAAAGGGCTGATGTGGATCTTCAAGTACGGCACCGTGCGCGTCTTTGTGGTGATGAGCGGCGAATCGAACGACGACACGCTCACGGTCTGGGCACCGGTGATGAAGTTGCCCGAAAATCCCGCCAAAACCGGTGAGCTTTACGCGCACCTCTTGCGCTCCAACTGGCTTGAGACTTGGGAGGCGCGCTTTTGCCTGCGCGAAAACGAGGTGGCTTTGCACACGATGCGCACCCTCGACAGCCTCGACCCCGCCGAAATTTCGCGGGCGATCACGATCGTAGCCACCCTGGCGGACGAGTACGACGAGCCGCTCATTGAGCAGTTCGGCGGGACCGCCCCTTTTCCGGCTTGA
- a CDS encoding TetR/AcrR family transcriptional regulator, whose translation MRFFRPALREEAPSTDNRRKILDASQHLFAQQGFGNTPTSQIAKRAGIAEGTIFRYFPTKKDILIELVTSGWVTILTDLLTELSQMASYTHVENVMRNRMRDMHTNMDLMKVCFFEAQFHPDLRDRVHSEVIARMLDVAEDFFQTAMDRGAYRPMNPKVVARVFLGMFTIAGFSDQTMSGGGSIGQILEMDEMVRGISDIFLHGVVARPES comes from the coding sequence ATGCGCTTTTTCAGACCGGCCCTCCGCGAAGAGGCCCCATCTACAGACAATCGCCGCAAGATTCTCGATGCTTCCCAGCATCTGTTTGCGCAGCAAGGCTTTGGTAACACGCCGACCAGTCAGATTGCCAAGCGGGCGGGGATCGCCGAGGGGACGATCTTCCGGTACTTTCCGACCAAAAAAGACATTCTTATCGAACTGGTGACCAGCGGTTGGGTGACGATTCTCACCGATTTGCTGACCGAACTGAGCCAGATGGCGAGCTATACCCACGTCGAGAACGTCATGCGCAACCGCATGCGCGACATGCACACGAATATGGACCTGATGAAAGTGTGCTTTTTCGAAGCGCAGTTCCATCCGGACCTGCGCGACCGGGTGCACAGCGAGGTGATCGCCCGCATGCTCGATGTCGCCGAGGATTTTTTCCAGACGGCCATGGACCGGGGCGCCTACCGCCCGATGAATCCGAAGGTGGTGGCGCGGGTGTTTTTGGGGATGTTCACGATCGCGGGCTTCAGCGACCAGACGATGAGCGGCGGTGGCAGTATCGGCCAGATCCTGGAGATGGACGAGATGGTGCGTGGCATCAGCGATATCTTTTTGCACGGTGTGGTCGCCCGGCCCGAATCATAG
- a CDS encoding Crp/Fnr family transcriptional regulator, producing the protein MVTVSALGSSLLEVLAAEERKRILSLCQKISLRPGEAVATDTAGPIVYLVEAGAFIERIYYGARAVPIVHVTGPGDLLQTNRLFVSSSLYRNELRAIHIENNSLLAWPAADFLAALRTTPEGLLYLCSWSNQQIQASRVQLYETVAHSAYYRLVNLLAGLANRYGYRNSNGSTVLLPLKLTVKDISECINVSRETGSSLFNKLRRRGVVGAGKFIKVELSKLSEYAATLE; encoded by the coding sequence ATGGTAACTGTCTCCGCCTTGGGTTCATCACTTCTGGAAGTTCTCGCGGCCGAAGAACGCAAGCGCATCTTGAGCCTTTGCCAGAAGATCAGCCTGCGGCCCGGCGAAGCCGTGGCCACCGACACCGCCGGGCCGATCGTTTATCTGGTCGAGGCGGGGGCGTTTATCGAGCGCATCTACTACGGAGCACGCGCGGTGCCGATTGTGCACGTCACCGGCCCGGGGGATCTGCTGCAGACCAATCGCCTGTTCGTCTCCTCCAGCCTCTACCGCAACGAACTGCGCGCCATCCACATCGAGAACAACAGCCTGCTGGCCTGGCCGGCGGCTGACTTTTTAGCGGCGCTGCGCACCACCCCCGAGGGACTTTTGTACCTGTGTTCCTGGAGCAACCAGCAAATTCAAGCCAGCCGGGTACAACTGTACGAGACAGTCGCTCACTCCGCCTACTACCGCCTAGTCAATCTGCTCGCCGGCCTCGCCAACCGCTACGGCTACCGCAACTCCAACGGCTCGACGGTGCTGTTGCCCCTCAAGCTCACTGTCAAGGACATCAGCGAGTGCATCAACGTCTCGCGCGAAACCGGCTCCAGTTTGTTCAACAAACTGCGGCGGCGCGGCGTGGTCGGGGCCGGTAAATTCATCAAAGTCGAGCTGTCCAAACTCAGCGAGTACGCCGCCACGCTCGAATAA